TCAAGCACAGGCAGAGCGATCACCCCAGGTGCCCACAGAACAATGGGGTGGTGTGCAGCAGGGAGCCCTCTTGGCTCAAATGATGCAGGGCATGTTAGTGGTAAAGACGGCCTGGTCAGAGAGGCAGTGCACTCTAGGAATGCTTTGTCCTGCCATCCGCATGCTACACACAGACAGGAACAAACTGAGCCTCACAGCCCCTTGGGTGAGGAGTCAAGATCATCGTCCCAGTGTTAGAGAAGAGCAAGCTGAGGTATCACGAGGATAAGAAACTGGGACAAGGCTGCCGGTAAGTGAGCAGCAATGGAACCCAAGAATCCTGCTCCTAGGCATGTCCTGTAGTAACCACCAACCATCTTCCTGTCTGAACAGCAGTGAGCATGAAGCAGAGTGAGTAGAAGCAATATTCAGTGTGATGCCGAGAGCTGCTGGCACTGGCCAGACACTGCTCCTTACGTAGTGGGGCTACACTGAGCCCCACCAGGACCAGGAGCCCAGGCAGTGCTCTATGGATTTGGTGTCtcatttcccttccccggccAGGATGCCCACAGGTTTATGGGATGGCAGTTTTCCTGGGGAGAGAGAAATCACTCTTCTCCCTGCTGTTTTCCTCTTGATTGGTTTTGTGATGGAGGAGaggcagctcctgcctcccacaggcatgctcaTTAGGATGTGGGCAGGAATGCCTCTCGccttggctcccggcccagctCCTGCCTTTGCCACCTGAGCACCAGCCCCACTTATGTAAGCCCCAGGAAGAGGGACTCCACTAGGGTGGCTCTGAACAAGCAGCCTGCTTCAGTCTCTGACTGGCTGCCAACCCAGCCAACtccaccaggcagcagcaagATGGCAACAGACATGGGGAGCCACGTGCACCCTAGTTTGGGGTGGAAACATGCATGTGTGCGTGCAGCTTTGCACATGGCTGCTTGCGTACGTTGTGCAGGTGTGTGTGCCACAATGTACTCATATGTACATTAACACGTGCAAGCATGTGCATATGAAGGTACAAGTTTACACATGTGTTTGTGTAAGCATGCAACTCTGAATGCACGTGTTTGTGCCAGGTTGCATGTGTGTGTACCTGTAAGTGTACATGCAGGAATGCACGTGCACGCAGATGTAAGCAGGCATGAGGGGGAGGTTGCTGCAGAGGCAGGGAGCGGTGGTACCCAGATGCCGGTGTGCAGGAGCACAGATGTGCATATCGCTCAACTCTGACTTACCCACAGCAGGTTGCTGTGGGTGTGGAACATCCCCCAGACCCTAGAGTGAACACAAAGCCAGGCCCCCATTAACTCAGCTGCTAGCGAGGGTGTGAGCAGGCTTGTAAGGGTTCCAGGGGAAGCTGTAACGCCCCCCACACACCAACACGTCACAAACTTGCAGCACCAAGCACCACCAGTCCATCCCTAAACACCCCCTGGGGACACAGCAAAGCAGGCGCctcagccctgattcccctttcCTTCAGGTGAGATCCCAGGAATGTTACAGCAGCCTGGCCTAATGGAACCAGCCCAGCTTTGCCTCCAgctggaagcttggacaaattcTGGCCCTACCTGTGCCTCAGACTGTAGAAAGGAAACCAACTCCCTCACAGGAGGGTTAAAGAGCTAATGCTCCGCAAAGGAAGTGCTGAATCAGGGCAGAtggctgtgtgtgtgcgcatttccccccacccctggcagaGGCAGATAGCAGGGGatgccaccccccccctccccatgacaGATCACCTTCCCTACTGCTCCAGACACAGCCTGCAAAACAGCCACTGCTCCCTCGGGGCTGGGTGTCACGTGTAGCTCTTTATatctcaccaccacccccaggtattttcctctctctctcgccAGTTTCTGAGGATCATCTCTACCCAGAGGTGCCACCCAATTCTCGGGTGAATGGGACCAGAGGAAACTCCTGGGGTTATGATCCGACTGCCCTGGTGGGGCAGCGATGCTGTTGTgtaggggggggaggggtgcaaggCACCCACATGCATACAGAGAGGGGACTTGGTCAGCCCCATCTCTGCTCAGCCAAGGAGCCCTGATCACAGACCAACAGGCCGGTGCCCCGGAGCGCACAGGCGGGCTGTAAAACACCTTTGTTCAGGGCTGGCTTAGTTACTACAGTTGGACCCACATCCACCTGGGAATTCCCCTTTCAAACCCAGAAATATCACTCTGGCCAAGGCGGTTTTATCAGGGAGCACAGAGAAAACAAggagagtccttgtggcaccatagagattaacaaatgtatttgggcataaactttcctgggatataacccacttcatcagagaacagagagagcacagagagaggctgcaggagcTGCCAGAGCAGGCAACGGatagcctggactcctgggttttctccccagctctgccactcactCCCGCTGTGGCCCCGTGTGCCTTAATTCCCCCTCCCCTAGCAGGTGGTGAGGCGCGGCACAGAGGAGGTTTAGGATAGGGCTAGCGGCGGTCACAGCCAGCGCCTGTATGGAGCGGCGGGTCCGAGAGCCAAGCCCAGCTCCAAGCAGCAGGGAGGGCCTGGCCGCATGATTGGAGCCAGACGCTCCATTTTCCCGGGAATCACACAGGTGTCCAGTGCGTAGGAGGGAGCCGGACAGTAACCTCAGCCCGAGACTCTGCAAGCCACCCGCATACACGCAATGCCCCAGCGCTCCCAGCCGACAGGCTGCCAGGCATCCACCGGGGCCGACTCACAACACGGAGTGAATAACTCACGCCCCTGGGCCCAGATCGGCCACCCACAGGGCCACAGCCCCCTCCCGGGCTCGCCAGAGCAGCGGCCTCCCCACTCCTGAGAGCTTGGGGGGCCCAAAGTGATTTCCACAGTGCTAAGCCCAGGCTAGAGGGAGCAGGCTGGGACGCTGGATcagctcctgccccgcccccgatCCGGGAAGCTCAGCGGACACGGGCCACCGAGAGGCACTTTCAGAAAGGTCGGCAGGTACCTAACGAGGCAGACCGTGCCATGGAGATGTACCAAAGCCCCCGGTTCCCAATCTCTGTGGGCCCAGGGCTTCCTTGGGCCCCACCCCGGGAGGAGCTGTGCGCCCTGGTCAGCCAAAGAGCCTAGAGGGGATCCCGGCTCGCCCTGCCCGGCGCAGGGAAGGGGACCCGCGGCGCGCCCCGCTCGGCCCCACCTGTGAAAGAAGAGCAGGATGGAGAGCAGGGTCTGGTCGATGTTGCTGTTGCAGATGCCCTGGTTGAGCAGGTAGCAGGGGTCCCGCACCACCGGCTCCAGCGAGTCCTGCCGCATGATGCTGCTCAGCTTGTCGGCGTTCAGGTTCTCGCACACTAGCTGCGCCCGCAGCTGCCGGAAGTTGCTCACCGTGGGGCTGCCCAGGTTGTTGTTCTCGCTCCCGGCCCCCTCCTCCAGGCCGCTGCGGTTGGCCAGGtccaggcagcagctgcagcagtccAGCCCCACGGGTGAGCGGCACTCCTCTGAGGCCATCGCGGGCACCCAGCCGGCCACGGCGCCGCGTTTTACCCACCGCCCGGAGCGGCTGCCTGGGCGCCCGAGCCCGCTgcgctcccccagcagctccccagtgGCTGTGCGCTCCCAGCGCCGCCCAGCTGCTTCCCCGAGCGCCACGGGAGGAAAATAGCAACAGCTGCTGATCAGCGCCCGGCTCCGGCTCAGTCCAGTGCACACGCCCAGCCCCGCCGCTGGAGCGGCTCCTCCACCCGGGCAGCTGATTGGCGAAGGCGCCTCCAACCGGAGAGCCCCGCCCGGGAGTCCCGCTGGCTGGGCGCCCGGGAGCAGGGAAGGACAGCGCTCCCGGGGCACAGGGCAAGCCCTGCTCCGAGCCTCCCCGCACTACCCTGCCGACGAAGCGGGGCAGCGCCCCCTAGGGGTGGGCAACAGGCAGAGCGGTTCCGGGCTCCCTCGGCACACAGCACATATATGGGGCTGAGCTCTGCCGTCTGCTCGCCTCTCCTTGGccggggcagcccctccccccgggcaaaCAGCCACCCTTGCCCGCCTGGCTCCGGtctggaggaggcagggcaggtgggCGAGCGAGCAGCCCCGAGTCTGCAGCCCCAGGCTGCGTGCTAGACATTCCGGGTGCTGCTGGAAGACACGGTCCCTCCTGCTCTGAACGGAGCCAGGCCGGCAGGTTGGCATGGTAGCAGAGAGGGGCCTATGGGACCCTCCCCCATGCCTGGCATCGACAGACTCCCGGCGGCGGCGAGTGCCACCACGTTCACTGTGCAGGGAAGTGACTGTAACAGCGCTGAGCGGGGTCTCTTCCCCAACCCCAGGCACAGATGGGGAGTTCACACTTCACATACAAACAGGCATACCCTCCCGGCATCCAGCCActtccccgcccctccctgcccgcTTGTAACCACCAGAGGAAAGAGAACTTGGCTGCAAGTGTGAAGTCACCGCCACACAGCGAGGCAGCGACCGAGAATGGAGAACTGCAGGGCTTAGAGGGCAGCT
This region of Chrysemys picta bellii isolate R12L10 chromosome 9, ASM1138683v2, whole genome shotgun sequence genomic DNA includes:
- the TSC22D3 gene encoding TSC22 domain family protein 3 isoform X2 yields the protein MASEECRSPVGLDCCSCCLDLANRSGLEEGAGSENNNLGSPTVSNFRQLRAQLVCENLNADKLSSIMRQDSLEPVVRDPCYLLNQGICNSNIDQTLLSILLFFHSASGASVVAIDNKIEQAMDLVKNHLMYAVREEVEILKEQIKELVEKNSQLERENSLLKTLASPEQLEKFQSRLPAEVLSAEEQGGAATPAQHTRGSAV